A DNA window from Ipomoea triloba cultivar NCNSP0323 chromosome 10, ASM357664v1 contains the following coding sequences:
- the LOC116033278 gene encoding protein FAR-RED IMPAIRED RESPONSE 1-like produces the protein MGGLMRTTSRSEAENGVFGSCINEHGTLLEFFTQFDSVIEMQRHRQTQLIAESETSTPRTKTPLLIEKHAASTYTISVFYDVQAEIFEGCFSCKITWRGADEDITVYTIKEGQTKSFQVRYARERGEIQCSCGKFSRVGILCRHVFVVLKDDDAEMIPPKYIIQRWTKKGNAKEIDAHTEDKDESKILGKVWNEFNNYMALAKGNIKDVHEILNFMQEKKGGMMKRQGMMEAKRKNSDLVDTFYGTGTTTTITIKPPPISKNKGSGKRLKSAREKASDMKKNDGRKCNGCGQKPARHDFRNCLMNPKNQQKANKNDNA, from the coding sequence ATGGGTGGCCTAATGCGAACAACATCAAGATCAGAGGCAGAGAATGGAGTGTTTGGATCCTGCATCAATGAGCATGGAACGTTGTTAGAGTTTTTCACGCAGTTTGATAGTGTGATTGAAATGCAACGACACAGACAAACTCAATTAATTGCAGAGAGCGAGACCTCCACTCCAAGAACGAAGACCCCTCTATTGATTGAGAAGCATGCAGCGTCGACATACACGATCTCAGTCTTCTACGATGTGCAGGCAGAGATTTTTGAAGGGTGTTTTTCGTGCAAAATAACATGGAGGGGAGCAGATGAAGATATCACAGTGTACACAATCAAGGAGGGACAAACGAAGAGTTTTCAAGTAAGGTATGCTAGGGAAAGGGGGGAGATACAGTGTTCGTGTGGGAAATTCAGCAGAGTGGGGATATTGTGCAGGCATGTTTTCGTGGTATTAAAGGATGATGATGCAGAAATGATTCCGCCAAAGTACATAATACAGAGATGGACCAAGAAAGGTAATGCAAAGGAGATAGATGCACACACAGAAGACAAAGATGAGAGTAAAATATTAGGCAAGGTATGGAATGAGTTCAACAACTACATGGCACTAGCAAAGGGGAACATTAAAGATGTGCATGAGatattaaattttatgcaaGAGAAGAAAGGTGGAATGATGAAGAGACAGGGGATGATGGAGGCGAAAAGGAAAAACAGTGATTTAGTTGATACGTTTTATGGAACAGGAACAACCACTACTATAACAATAAAGCCACCACCAATATCGAAAAACAAAGGAAGTGGGAAGCGTTTAAAGAGCGCACGCGAAAAAGCATCAGACATGAAAAAGAATGATGGTCGCAAGTGTAATGGATGCGGACAGAAACCAGCACGACACGACTTTCGTAACTGTCTCATGAATCCAAAGAACCAGCAGAAAGCAAATAAGAATGATAATGCGTAA
- the LOC116033277 gene encoding protein FAR1-RELATED SEQUENCE 5-like, whose protein sequence is MEVILEQIFGETSLENAESPSMQDDENINGDAHVGEQSDNEENGAYECIPDCDESIKPLLGQRFSTLDEGVGYYKEYAAFVGFDVRSSTVKKNRHGDVELKYLLCSREGYTVTKEQRSTTTGEANGANINTRRRVSNRVGCMARCALKRLKDGHYAINVLIETHKHRLCDKEAKKFLKINRNLGIGHQAFIAACEKANIGTSKAFELYSVLGGGVDSVGATCIDFRNCRRDVQAQVHDADAQSIIEKYTKKKTLFATYTFDYDVDAEQKLCRVFWCDPIAKQNYLQFGEMVSFDATYRTNRYKMVFVPFTGIDNHKKCVTFGAGLISREDKTSYAWLLNAFKRCMGQPPTCIITDQDPALKEVVPEVFPESRHRFCMWHIMTKLVEKMGVTLAKDETFRTKLNGVVWNETLGREDFERSWHAIMGEYGLEDNR, encoded by the exons ATGGAGGTGATTTTGGAGCAAATTTTTGGAGAAACGTCACTGGAAAACGCAGAGAGCCCTTCTATGCAAG ATGATGAAAACATCAACGGTGACGCGCATGTAGGTGAACAGTCCGACAATGAAGAAAATGGGGCATACGAATGTATACCTGATTGTGATGAAAGTATTAAACCCTTACTTGGGCAACGGTTTTCGACGTTAGACGAAGGTGTTGGGTACTACAAAGAATATGCCGCATTTGTAGGTTTCGATGTCCGGAGTAGCACAGTTAAGAAGAACCGACATGGAGATGTAGAACTGAAGTATTTGCTCTGTTCAAGAGAGGGGTACACAGTGACAAAGGAACAAAGGTCAACAACCACAGGGGAGGCCAACGGAGCAAATATAAACACACGCCGACGTGTGTCAAACAGGGTTGGGTGTATGGCTCGGTGTGCCCTGAAACGTCTAAAAGACGGGCATTACGCAATTAATGTGTTGATTGAAACTCATAAACATCGTTTATGTGACAAAGAGGCAAAAAAGTTCCTCAAGATAAACCGCAACTTGGGAATCGGGCATCAAGCATTCATAGCAGCATGTGAAAAGGCTAACATAGGGACTTCAAAAGCGTTTGAGCTATACAGCGTACTTGGCGGTGGTGTAGATAGCGTTGGTGCTACATGTATTGACTTCAGGAATTGCAGAAGGGATGTTCAGGCGCAGGTACACGATGCCGATGCACAATCAATTATAGAGAAGTACACGAAGAAAAAAACGTTGTTTGCTACATACACGTTTGATTACGACGTTGATGCCGAGCAAAAACTGTGTAGAGTGTTTTGGTGTGACCCAATAGCAAAGCAGAATTACCTTCAGTTTGGGGAAATGGTTTCATTTGATGCAACCTACCGCACAAACAG GTACAAGATGGTGTTTGTACCTTTTACAGGGATTGACAACCATAAAAAGTGTGTGACATTTGGAGCTGGCCTCATCTCTAGAGAAGACAAGACATCGTATGCCTGGTTACTAAATGCATTTAAGCGCTGTATGGGGCAACCACCAACATGTATAATAACAGATCAAGACCCTGCTTTGAAAGAGGTAGTACCCGAGGTGTTTCCCGAGAGTAGACATCGTTTCTGCATGTGGCACATCATgacaaaattggtagaaaagaTGGGGGTGACCTTAGCAAAAGATGAAACGTTTCGAACCAAATTAAATGGTGTTGTGTGGAACGAAACGTTGGGTCGAGAGGATTTTGAGAGGAGTTGGCACGCAATAATGGGAGAGTACGGATTAGAAGATAATAGGTGA